Proteins encoded together in one Vibrio lentus window:
- a CDS encoding iron ABC transporter ATP-binding protein yields MIKLTGLSKKYGKTLVVDDASAMFPKGEVTSIIGPNGAGKSTLLSMASRLTESDAGEVVIGDKLLAEWDTKELAKHLAVLRQSNNINMRFTIRELVCFGRFPHSQGRLKDEDHKIVDTALEHLGITDIQNKYLDELSGGQRQMAFIAMVVAQDTDYVFLDEPLNNLDIKHSVEIMQTLRRLAHEFNKAVVIVIHDINFASCYSDNIVAMKKGQVVKSGKVSEVVEKSVMESIYEIPFEIREFDGVRICMYYSGR; encoded by the coding sequence GTGATTAAATTAACAGGTTTGAGTAAGAAGTATGGCAAGACACTTGTGGTGGATGATGCCAGTGCCATGTTCCCGAAAGGGGAAGTGACTTCTATCATTGGCCCAAATGGTGCGGGTAAAAGTACGCTGCTTTCTATGGCGAGTCGCTTAACCGAAAGTGATGCGGGCGAGGTCGTTATTGGCGATAAATTACTGGCTGAATGGGATACCAAAGAGCTGGCGAAGCACCTTGCCGTCTTAAGACAATCAAACAACATCAATATGCGATTTACGATCCGTGAGCTGGTCTGTTTTGGGCGTTTTCCGCATTCCCAAGGCCGCTTGAAAGACGAAGATCATAAGATCGTCGATACAGCGTTAGAACACCTTGGTATTACCGATATCCAAAACAAATACCTTGATGAGTTGAGTGGTGGTCAGCGTCAGATGGCGTTTATTGCAATGGTTGTGGCACAAGATACCGACTATGTGTTCTTGGATGAGCCACTAAACAACCTAGATATTAAACACTCTGTAGAAATCATGCAGACGCTCCGCCGTCTGGCGCATGAGTTTAATAAGGCGGTCGTTATCGTAATTCACGACATCAACTTCGCTTCTTGCTATTCAGATAACATTGTTGCGATGAAAAAAGGCCAAGTGGTTAAGTCGGGTAAGGTTTCGGAAGTGGTTGAAAAATCAGTGATGGAATCGATCTACGAGATCCCATTTGAGATTCGTGAGTTCGATGGTGTTCGAATCTGTATGTATTATTCTGGTCGTTAG
- a CDS encoding iron chelate uptake ABC transporter family permease subunit, whose product MRDSVKIAILAIASLGMAAVFVGQGLTWDNYEFFLSLRLPKLLSIVLAAVAISASSLVFQTITNNRILTPSILGFDSLYMLVQTVLLFVFGGTSFWVIDAIANFSLSVTVMILFSFALFHFYFKSKRNNVFTLLLIGIVCGSVFSSLANFLAMLIDPNEFAVLQNVMFASFNNVKGELVYLSLIPLGLSLLGLWLLAPKLDVLWLGVDNATSLGVNTKRLTQITLVIVSVMVAVSTALVGPVLFFGLITVSLARQIFKSYQHRVLIIASSLLAVVLLVSGQWFIEKVMAFETTVSVIINLVGGLYFMFLLLRTRIQ is encoded by the coding sequence ATGCGTGATTCAGTAAAAATTGCGATTCTGGCTATCGCGTCTTTGGGGATGGCGGCAGTATTTGTGGGGCAGGGACTTACGTGGGATAACTACGAGTTCTTCTTGTCTCTGCGACTACCAAAACTGCTGTCGATTGTGTTGGCGGCGGTGGCGATTTCTGCATCGTCATTGGTTTTTCAAACCATCACCAATAATCGAATTCTAACCCCTTCAATTTTGGGTTTTGACAGTTTGTACATGCTGGTGCAGACAGTGCTTCTGTTTGTGTTTGGTGGTACTAGCTTTTGGGTAATTGATGCAATCGCGAACTTTTCATTGTCTGTGACTGTGATGATCTTGTTCTCGTTTGCGCTGTTCCATTTTTACTTCAAGAGTAAGCGAAACAACGTATTTACACTGTTGTTGATTGGTATTGTGTGCGGCAGCGTATTCTCAAGCTTAGCGAACTTCTTAGCGATGTTGATTGATCCGAACGAGTTCGCGGTACTGCAGAATGTGATGTTCGCAAGCTTCAATAACGTGAAAGGTGAACTGGTTTATCTCAGCCTTATTCCATTGGGTTTGAGCTTACTTGGCTTGTGGTTGTTGGCTCCCAAGCTTGATGTGCTTTGGCTTGGTGTCGATAACGCAACAAGCTTGGGCGTGAACACCAAGCGACTGACTCAAATTACCTTGGTGATTGTGTCAGTGATGGTCGCGGTATCGACGGCTTTGGTTGGCCCTGTGCTGTTCTTTGGTTTGATCACCGTGAGCTTAGCGCGTCAGATATTCAAATCTTATCAACATCGCGTGCTTATCATCGCGAGCAGTTTGTTAGCGGTCGTTCTATTAGTTTCAGGCCAATGGTTTATCGAAAAAGTAATGGCGTTTGAAACCACTGTGAGCGTGATCATTAACTTGGTCGGCGGTTTGTATTTTATGTTCTTGTTGTTACGCACCAGAATTCAGTAA
- a CDS encoding ABC transporter permease → MLKPIAAAVFLVVLCVMSLMIGVAEISFSDFFNGNQHANSIYVVSRIPRLFAIVLAGAGLSVSGLIMQQIVQNKFAAPSTMGTIDCAMLGYIVGILVLGNAAQWSYLGFIFAFAVLGTMLLVRFLQHLKFKNAVLVPLIGIMYGNVVSSLTTFIAYKYDLVQTMSAWTMANFASVLQGSYEILYLAVPACVLAYYFASQFSAASIGESFAKNIGLNYQKIVFIGVALVAICASSVVMIVGVIPFLGLIVPNIVSLMMGDNMKKILPWTAYWGVILVLACDLLARVIIFPYEIPISMVISVFGGLIFIYLIMRDKSNA, encoded by the coding sequence ATGTTGAAACCCATTGCCGCTGCTGTATTTCTTGTTGTGTTATGCGTTATGTCGTTGATGATTGGGGTCGCTGAAATCAGTTTTAGTGACTTCTTCAATGGCAACCAACACGCCAATTCCATTTATGTTGTTAGTCGGATACCTCGACTGTTCGCGATCGTGCTAGCTGGGGCGGGTTTAAGTGTTTCTGGCCTTATCATGCAACAGATTGTTCAGAACAAGTTCGCTGCACCTTCTACGATGGGCACGATTGATTGTGCCATGTTGGGTTACATCGTCGGTATTCTGGTGCTGGGTAATGCCGCTCAATGGAGTTACTTAGGCTTTATCTTTGCGTTTGCGGTGTTAGGCACCATGTTGTTGGTTCGCTTCTTACAACATCTCAAGTTCAAGAATGCGGTGCTGGTGCCTTTAATTGGCATCATGTATGGCAACGTTGTCTCATCTCTAACAACCTTTATTGCTTACAAATACGATTTAGTACAAACCATGTCGGCATGGACGATGGCGAACTTTGCGAGTGTATTGCAAGGTAGCTATGAAATCCTTTACCTCGCGGTTCCTGCATGTGTGTTGGCTTATTACTTTGCGAGTCAGTTCAGTGCGGCAAGTATTGGTGAAAGCTTCGCAAAAAACATCGGTCTCAATTATCAGAAGATCGTTTTCATTGGTGTTGCTCTTGTCGCGATCTGTGCTTCTTCGGTGGTGATGATTGTTGGTGTTATCCCATTCCTTGGCCTTATCGTGCCGAATATCGTGTCGTTGATGATGGGCGATAACATGAAGAAAATTCTGCCTTGGACAGCCTACTGGGGCGTGATCTTGGTATTGGCCTGCGACTTATTAGCGAGAGTCATTATCTTCCCTTATGAGATTCCAATCTCGATGGTAATCAGTGTCTTTGGCGGCTTGATTTTTATCTACCTAATCATGAGAGACAAGTCGAATGCGTGA
- a CDS encoding siderophore ABC transporter substrate-binding protein translates to MKKTINSVRQLLSGLAIVLASSLMMTAQAETVTIEHVKGTAQFDEVPQRVVVLGFGSLDVLDKIGVKPVGAPHSLMPDYLTSYKETTANTGSLSEPDFEAIYMLKPDVIIAENRMLKVYDKLAQIAPTIMFSIEGDKYWADAQQNWRALGQLFDKQAEVEAIIAETQDSIAAVNDKVTSGETTAMMLMNNGNNIAMFNKGSRFSIIFDDFGYVESKSATVAPIKGTHGNLISFEYIADAKPEVLYVLDREKAIGKSEGRAQQLFDNPLVAATPAAQQGNIVYLDSSAWYLAGGGVTAIHRMLGDIERTVQ, encoded by the coding sequence ATGAAGAAAACTATTAATTCAGTTCGCCAGTTATTGAGCGGACTTGCCATCGTACTTGCATCGTCTTTGATGATGACCGCTCAAGCGGAAACCGTGACTATTGAGCACGTAAAGGGCACTGCACAGTTTGATGAAGTGCCACAACGAGTTGTGGTTCTGGGTTTTGGTAGCTTGGATGTGCTGGATAAAATTGGTGTGAAACCAGTAGGCGCGCCTCACAGCTTAATGCCTGATTACCTTACGTCATACAAAGAAACGACAGCAAACACTGGCTCGTTGAGCGAACCTGATTTTGAAGCTATCTACATGTTGAAGCCTGATGTGATCATCGCAGAAAACCGTATGCTTAAGGTTTACGACAAGTTGGCGCAAATTGCTCCAACCATCATGTTCTCTATTGAGGGTGACAAGTACTGGGCTGATGCTCAACAAAACTGGCGCGCACTCGGTCAGCTGTTTGATAAACAAGCAGAAGTTGAAGCGATCATCGCAGAGACTCAAGATTCTATTGCAGCGGTAAACGACAAAGTAACGTCTGGCGAAACCACTGCGATGATGCTGATGAACAACGGTAATAACATTGCGATGTTCAACAAAGGTAGCCGCTTCTCAATCATCTTTGATGACTTCGGATACGTTGAATCAAAGAGTGCGACAGTAGCGCCAATTAAAGGGACACACGGTAACCTAATCTCGTTCGAATACATTGCCGATGCAAAACCTGAAGTACTTTATGTTCTCGACCGTGAAAAAGCGATTGGTAAGTCAGAAGGTCGCGCACAACAGCTGTTTGATAACCCATTAGTTGCGGCGACACCTGCAGCGCAGCAAGGCAACATCGTTTACCTTGATTCAAGTGCTTGGTATTTAGCGGGTGGTGGCGTGACAGCGATTCACAGAATGTTGGGTGATATTGAACGCACGGTTCAATAG